A single Callithrix jacchus isolate 240 chromosome 4, calJac240_pri, whole genome shotgun sequence DNA region contains:
- the KIAA1586 gene encoding LOW QUALITY PROTEIN: E3 SUMO-protein ligase KIAA1586 homolog (The sequence of the model RefSeq protein was modified relative to this genomic sequence to represent the inferred CDS: inserted 3 bases in 3 codons; deleted 1 base in 1 codon) encodes MGDPGSEIIESAPPAGPEASESKTDETEDDIQFVSEGLSRPVLEYIDLACGDDEKPTTYHSDILFPKMPXRQGDFLHFLKVKKVKTDTENNEVGKNHCGLSKAKELHFQYIEQPFIEEKPSCSSKEEIDNLVLPDCWNEKQAFMFTEQYKWLEIKEGKLGCKDCSTVRHLGSKAEKHIHVSKEWIAYLVTPNGSNKTTRQASLQKKIREHDVSKAHGKIQDLLKESANDSISNFVHKQNNKNIDATVKVFNTVYSLVKHNRPLSDIEGAMELQEKNAEVNCLNTCYSATRIAEHIAKEMKMKIFKNIIEENAKICIIIDETSTVSKKSTLVIYLQCTIQSASAPAMLFVALKELVSTTAEYIFNTLVTTLNDCGFTNDYLKANLIAFCSDGANTILGRKSGVTTKLLEIFPEIIIWNCLNHRLQFSLDDSISEIKQINHLKIFLDKIYSIYHQPNKNQTKLLGTVAKELETEIIKIGLVMGPKWAACSLQAATAVWHAYPVLYMHFSHSYSGLAKRLANVNFLQDLGLMIDILEEFSVLSTALQSRSTNIQKAQKLIKCTIRALENLKIHTGKYESQIEALIKSNKFKDIPFNKNNKCNALPRNILLDNIIQHMNLCLLSEQNHDESIFNYLDLLEPSTWPYEEITSPWIAGAKKLFHLCEILKYEVDLNDFREFVNDDTKXNVSIPTTIXKARKSTIAINSAETERGFNLMNIICTRVRSSLTRDHVSDLMTINLLGKELADWDATPFVKSWSNCNHRLATDTRVRQKATKVFRENQLAIWNLQYNILCVFYHL; translated from the exons ATGGGAGATCCGGGGTCGGAG ATAATAGAATCTGCCCCTCCAGCTGGCCCTGAGGCATCTGAGTCAAAAACGGATGAAACTGAGGACGACATTCAGTTTGTCAGT GAAGGACTGTCGAGACCCGTTCTTGAATACATTGATCTGGCCTGTGGTGATGATGAAAAGCCTACCACCTATCATAGTGAT attctGTTTCCTAAAATGC AACGACAGggtgattttttgcattttttaaaagtgaagaaggtgaaaacagacacagaaaataaTGAAGTGGGGAAAAATCATTGCGGATTGTCTAAGGCAAAGGAACTACATTTCCAGTATATTGAACAGCCATTCATTGAAGAAAAACCATCATGTTCATcaaaggaagaaatagataatctTGTGCTTCCAGATTGTTGGAATGAAAAACAAGCATTTATGTTTACAGAACAGTACAAATGGCTTGAAATAAAAGAAGGTAAATTAGGATGTAAAGATTGT TCAACAGTTCGGCATTTAGGATCAAAAGCAGAAAAGCATATTCATGTGTCCAAGGAATGGATTGCATATTTAGTAACCCCTAATGGCAGTAATAAAACTACTAGACAAgcttctctgcaaaaaaaaattagggaacATGATGTTTCTAAAGCTCATGGTAAAATTCAGGATTTGTTAAAGGAATCAGCTAATGATTCAATTTCCAATTTCgtacataaacaaaataataaaaacattgatgCTACTGTAAAAGTTTTCAATACTGTTTACAGTTTAGTAAAACATAATAGACCTTTATCTGATATTGAGGGAGCAATggaattacaggaaaaaaatgcagaGGTAAATTGTTTAAATACATGTTACAGTGCAACAAGAATAGCAGAACATattgcaaaagaaatgaaaatgaagatatttaagAATATTATCGAAGAGAATGCCAAAATCTGTATCATAATTGATGAGACATCTACAGTTTCAAAGAAAAGCACCCTAGTGATTTATCTCCAGTGCACAATTCAGTCAGCTTCTGCACCTGCTAtgttatttgttgctttaaaagaATTGGTGTCAACTACAGCAGAGTATATTTTCAATACATTAGTGACTACTTTAAATGATTGTGGTTTTACAAATGATTATTTGAAAGCAAATCTAATTGCATTTTGTTCTGATGGTGCTAATACAATTCTGGGAAGAAAGTCTGGAGTAACTACAAAATTGTTAGAAATTTTTCCTGAAATCATCATTTGGAACTGTTTAAATCATCGATTGCAATTCTCACTTGATGATTCTAtatctgaaataaaacaaattaatcatttaaaaatatttcttgataaaatttattctatttatcaTCAACCTAATAAAAATCAAACCAAGCTTCTAGGAACTGTAGCTAAAGAACTTGAaactgaaattattaaaattggtCTGGTTATGGGACCAAAATGGGCAGCATGTAGTTTACAAGCTGCTACTGCTGTATGGCATGCGTATCCTGTATTATACAtgcatttttctcattcttactCTGGTTTGGCAAAGAGATTAGCTAACGTTAATTTCTTACAAGACCTTGGTTTAATGATTGACATCCTTGAAGAATTTTCAGTACTTTCTACTGCATTACAGTCAAGATCAACTAATATTCAGAAAGCACAAAAATTGATCAAATGTACCATAAGAGCTTTGGAAAACTTAAAAATTCATACTGGAAAGTATGAATCTCAAATTGAAGCTTTAATCAAGTCAAATAAGTTTAAAGATATtccatttaataaaaacaataaatgtaatgctctTCCTAGGAATATCTTACTAGACAATATAATTCAGCACATGAATCTATGCCTTTTATCTGAGCAAAACCATgatgaaagtatttttaattacctTGATTTGCTAGAACCTTCTACATGGCCTTATGAAGAAATAACTTCACCATGGATAGCTGgtgcaaaaaaattatttcatttgtgtgaaattttaaaatatgaagttgaTTTGAATGATTTTCGGGAATTTGTAAACGacgatacaa tcaatgtttcaATTCCTACAACTA CAAAAGCTAGAAAGAGCACCATTGCAATCAATAGTGCTGAAACTGAAAGAGGTTTCAATTTAATGAACATAATTTGTACAAGGGTGAGAAGTAGTTTAACAAGAGATCATGTATCAGATTTAATGACAATAAATTTATTGGGGAAGGAATTAGCAGATTGGGATGCAACACCATTTGTAAAATCTTGGTCAAATTGCAACCACAGGTTGGCTACAGATACAAGAGTTCGGCAAAAGGCAACAAAAGTCTTCCGTGAGAATCAATTGGCTATATGGAACttacaatataatattttatgtgttttttatcatctgtaa